One Epinephelus lanceolatus isolate andai-2023 chromosome 10, ASM4190304v1, whole genome shotgun sequence genomic region harbors:
- the fhl3a gene encoding four and a half LIM domains protein 3 — protein sequence MADSFDCDNCKESLYGRKYIQSDDSPYCIPCYDSLFSNTCDECKELIGHDARELFYEDRHYHEHCFRCFRCDRSLADEPFTSQDDALLCNDCYCNEFSSKCVACDKVVMPGTRKLEYAGSTWHEGCFICHSCEQPIGSKSFIPDKDEHYCVPCYEDKFAPRCTRCKKTLAKGGVTYRDEPWHKECFVCTNCKTQLAGQHFTSRDENPYCLKCFGSLYAKKCEACSKPITGFGGGKYISFEDRQWHQPCFTCSQCSASLVGAGFFPDGDRILCRDCNSSL from the exons ATGGCTGACAGTTTTGACTGTGACAACTGCAAGGAGTCCCTGTATGGCCGCAAGTACATCCAGTCAGATGACAGTCCCTACTGCATCCCCTGTTACGACAGCCTGTTCTCAAACACATGCGATGAGTGCAAAGAGCTGATCGGCCATGACGCAAGG GAGCTCTTCTACGAGGACCGGCACTATCATGAGCACTGCTTCCGCTGTTTCCGCTGCGATCGCTCGTTGGCAGATGAGCCTTTTACCAGCCAGGATGATGCGCTGCTCTGCAACGACTGCTACTGTAATGAGTTCTCCTCCAAGTGTGTAGCCTGCGACAAAGTCGTCATGCCAG GTACGAGGAAGTTGGAGTACGCGGGCTCCACATGGCACGAGGGCTGCTTCATCTGTCACAGCTGCGAACAGCCGATTGGCTCAAAGTCCTTCATCCCTGACAAGGATGAACACTACTGTGTGCCCTGCTACGAGGACAAGTTCGCCCCACGCTGCACACGCTGTAAAAAG ACCCTGGCTAAAGGTGGTGTGACCTACCGGGACGAGCCATGGCATAAGGAGTGTTTTGTGTGCACCAACTGTAAGACACAGCTAGCGGGTCAACACTTCACCTCCCGAGATGAGAACCCTTACTGCCTCAAGTGCTTTGGCAGCCTGTACGCCAAGAAGTGTGAGGCCTgcagcaaaccaatcacag GTTTTGGAGGAGGGAAGTACATCTCATTTGAGGATCGCCAGTGGCATCAGCCATGCTTCACCTGCTCCCAGTGCTCTGCTTCGCTGGTGGGCGCCGGCTTTTTCCCTGATGGTGACAGGATCTTGTGCCGCGACTGCAACAGCAGCCTATAG